From Carassius auratus strain Wakin unplaced genomic scaffold, ASM336829v1 scaf_tig00004557, whole genome shotgun sequence, a single genomic window includes:
- the ccn5 gene encoding CCN family member 5, which yields MDKLQRDRKNLMTWALLFYLGSQVCCQRCGGPCQCQSSLPACPEGVPLILDGCQCCQVCARQQGEACSELYPCDSQRSLQCDYSASFPGEPGECVSQKELGCEHNGVSYQDGQVFQPSCALQCHCLGGGVTCVSRCTEDVLLPTPDCPHPRRVQQPGKCCKEWLCENIDNTVLQDAHTASGSDQTMPADSAYQTRPGTNCIDQSSEWSACSHTCGPGISTRISNQNPACRLEMQMRLCRIRPCQPVLQRNPQWSRRKCQPSYRSANPVRLFHQGCYSTQFYRPRYCGSCKDNRCCTPYRTGTALVTFRCPGGRLHKHAVMTINSCICHNNCPYSSGRAYRETPFWG from the exons GTATGCTGTCAGCGGTGTGGTGGCCCTTGTCAGTGCCAAAGCTCTTTACCAGCCTGCCCAGAAGGCGTTCCTCTCATTCTCGATGGGTGCCAGTGCTGTCAGGTGTGTGCAAGACAGCAGGGTGAGGCCTGCAGTGAGCTGTATCCATGTGACAGTCAGCGCAGCCTGCAATGTGACTACAGTGCCAGCTTCCCTGGAGAGCCAGGAGAGTGTGTCA GTCAGAAGGAGCTGGGCTGTGAGCATAATGGTGTCTCCTATCAGGACGGCCAGGTATTTCAGCCATCATGTGCTCTTCAGTGTCACTGTTTGGGTGGAGGGGTGACCTGTGTGTCCCGGTGCACTGAGGATGTTCTCCTGCCCACCCCAGACTGCCCTCATCCTCGAAGGGTTCAACAACCAGGAAAATGCTGTAAAGAGTGGCTGTGTGAAAATATAGACAACACAGTGCTTCAGGACGCTCACACAG CTTCAGGAAGTGATCAGACCATGCCTGCAGACTCTGCATACCAAACCAGACCCGGTACAAACTGCATAGACCAGAGCTCAGAGTGGAGCGCCTGCTCACACACCTGCGGGCCTGGAATATCCACACGGATTTCCAATCAAAACCCGGCCTGTCGCCTGGAGATGCAGATGCGCTTGTGTAGGATCCGACCCTGTCAGCCTGTTCTCCAGAGAAACCCACAG TGGTCAAGGAGAAAATGTCAACCCAGCTACAGGTCAGCAAACCCAGTGCGGCTTTTCCACCAGGGCTGCTATAGTACGCAGTTCTACAGGCCCCGTTATTGCGGCTCATGTAAAGACAACCGTTGTTGCACTCCTTACCGCACTGGCACGGCACTGGTCACTTTCCGCTGCCCTGGAGGAAGACTGCACAAACATGCTGTCATGACCATCAACTCCTGCATCTGCCATAACAACTGCCCCTATTCATCTGGAAGGGCATATAGAGAGACACCCTTCTGGGGCTAG
- the LOC113070507 gene encoding P2Y purinoceptor 1: protein MESNSTCKSINFDFTHTFLPSVYVAVFVLGVIGNCLGLKSMYDNWRKIGNVNIFVLNLCLADILYLLTLPCLVVYYASSSNWIFGDVFCKILRLCFCINLYGSIGFLTCISVYRYLGIVHTLRAKGRITTRHSVVIASLVWFLVFLQCLPDMFFDKTNSNVTSCFDTTSDKYIREYLKYSVGRTVVGFAIPLLIMLCCYGHVAFTLMSRKDTDVILKLRCLRLVVILTLLFAICFIPYHIFRNLNLATRISKLEGACLKWYSNVYIANQVGNGLVCLNSAINPLVYLFNSDDLLMKCFVKSGRAPQSAAVSLVADCPLQKQTLHSMANL from the coding sequence ATGGAGTCCAATTCTACCTGTAAATCtatcaattttgatttcacacacacatttctgccCTCAGtctacgtggctgttttcgtcCTTGGAGTTATTGGCAACTGTTTGGGGCTGAAATCCATGTATGATAACTGGAGGAAAATTGGTAATGTCAATATCTTTGTGCTCAACCTTTGCCTGGCGGACATTTTATATCTTTTAACCTTGCCCTGTTTGGTGGTTTACTACGCTTCCAGCAGCAATTGGATATTTGGAGATGTTTTCTGCAAGATTTTAAGATTGTGTTTCTGCATCAACCTGTACGGAAGCATTGGTTTCCTCACGTGCATCAGTGTTTACAGGTACCTCGGCATCGTTCACACTTTGAGAGCTAAAGGCAGAATTACAACCAGACACTCTGTGGTGATTGCTTCGCTGGTGTGGTTCTTGGTGTTTCTACAGTGCCTGCCTGATATGTTCTTTGACAAAACCAACAGCAATGTAACATCATGTTTTGACACAACGTCGGACAAGTACATTAGGGAATACCTGAAGTACAGCGTCGGAAGAACGGTTGTTGGATTCGCGATCCCGTTGTTAATAATGTTATGCTGCTACGGACATGTGGCGTTTACTCTGATGTCAAGGAAAGACACAGATGTCATCTTGAAGCTGAGGTGTCTCCGGCTGGTTGTCATCCTGACCCTGCTCTTCGCTATTTGTTTTATTCCTTACCACATTTTTAGAAATTTAAACCTGGCAACTCGAATCTCCAAACTGGAGGGCGCGTGTCTGAAATGGTATTCTAATGTGTACATCGCAAACCAAGTTGGTAATGGATTGGTCTGCCTGAATAGTGCGATCAACCCACTGGTTTACCTCTTTAACAGTGATGATTTACTGATGAAGTGCTTCGTAAAGTCCGGACGAGCCCCTCAATCTGCTGCTGTCTCTCTTGTGGCAGACTGTCCCTTACAGAAGCAAACTCTACACAGCATGGCAAATTTATGA